A region from the Papaver somniferum cultivar HN1 unplaced genomic scaffold, ASM357369v1 unplaced-scaffold_22, whole genome shotgun sequence genome encodes:
- the LOC113340601 gene encoding uncharacterized protein LOC113340601 — protein sequence MAIKLYMSKAFDMIEWSFLNGYFNCLGFNDVFSNLIMQCVSTITTSIMLNGSPGSVFHPSRGLRQGDPLSPYLFIICMDVLSRAITQAENNNLIKGIKIAKNNPSCPSVSHLFFADDILIFTKADPKEDEDAFWYQILKFKYFPTYNPLSDERNVISSMVGFPWKRFWNVQLPPKVLHFLWRCIQDCLPTRDKIVKYVQDIDAICPLCGIENEPMQHLLVDCSVVHRIWFALNHSITGKTESNKLYSLVHWKTRCCIVFDKMQFRPTEFIVSVKNFITKVENAAISKISAMIDTETTTATWNPPTDPGQFIGAKGMQSSGSDEEQGEAIAALEAIKWALQKGIQDLHLEGDNLNVIESINGALGRINWRTNSVIQDCRSLLSGFVNWMCTHVKRDANGVADKIAKNTRTQSMDVWYTNAP from the exons ATGGCTATTAAACTGTACATGAGTAAAGCTTTTGACATGATCGAATGGTCATTCTTGAATGGTTACTTCAATTGCCTTGGTTTCAATGATGTTTTTTCTAACTTGATAATGcagtgtgtttccacaataaccACTTCAATCATGCTTAATGGTTCTCCAGGTAGTGTTTTCCATCCTAGCAGAGGTTTGAGACAAGGTGATCCCTTGTCTCCATACCTCTTTATTATTTGTATGGATGTTCTCAGTAGAGCTATTACCCAAGCTGAAAATAATAATCTTATTAAAGGTATTAAGATTGCTAAAAACAATCCGTCTTGTCCTTCCGTATCTCAtctattttttgcagatgatattcTGATTTTCACCAAAGCCGATCCTAAGGAG GATGAAGATGCTTTTTGGTACCAAATCTTAAAGTTCAAatattttcctacctataatccCCTCTCTGATGAG CGGAATGTGATTTCTTCGATGGTTGGTTTTCCCTGGAAAAGGTTTTGGAATGTCCAACTACCTCCGAAAGTTTTACACTTTTTGTGGAGATGTATTCAAGACTGTTTACCTACTAGAGATAAGATTGTCAAATATGTTCAAGATATTGATGCAATTTGTCCTCTGTGTGGTATTGAAAACGAGCCTATGCAACATCTATTAGTTGACTGTTCGGTGGTTCATAGAATTTGGTTTGCACTCAATCATTCTATTACAG GAAAAACTGAGAGCAATAAGTTGTACTCTTTGGTACATTGGAAGACTAGATGTTGCATAGTGTTTGATAAAATGCAGTTCAGGCCAACTGAATTCATTGTTTCTGTTAAAAACTTTATCACAAAAGTAGAAAATGCAGCTATATCTAAAATATCTGCGATGATTGACACTGAAACAACTACTGCAACTTGGAACCCTCCAACTGATCCCG GTCAATTCATTGGAGCCAAAGGGATGCAATCCTCCGGGTCAGATGAGGAACAAGGAGAAGCAATCGCTGCGTTAGAGGCTATAAAGTGGGCTCTTCAGAAAGGAATTCAAGACTTGCACCTGGAAGGAGATAATTTGAATGTCATTGAATCAATAAATGGTGCTTTAGGGAGAATAAACTGGAGAACAAATAGTGTAATCCAGGATTGTCGTAGTTTACTTAGCGGTTTTGTCAACTGGATGTGCACTCATGTTAAACGAGATGCTAATGGTGTCGCTGATAAAATTGCAAAAAATACAAGAACTCAGTCAATGGATGTATGGTACACTAATGCTCCATAA